Proteins from a genomic interval of Pseudomonas versuta:
- a CDS encoding microcin C ABC transporter permease YejB yields MLAYIFRRLLLIIPTLFGILLINFIIIQAAPGGPVEQMIAKLEGFDGATSRIAGGGSEVSVAGSNYRGAQGLDPALIQEIEKMYGFDKPAPERLWIMIKNYARLDFGESFFRDAKVIDLIKEKMPVSISLGLWSTLIMYLVSIPLGIAKATRHGSQFDVWTSSAIIVGYAIPAFLFAILLIVVFAGGSYLDWFPLRGLTSNNFEELSLGGKILDYFWHLALPVTALVIGNFATMTLLTKNSFLDEINKQYVVTAKAKGLTNHRVLYGHVFRNAMLLVIAGFPSAFIGIFFTGSLLVEVIFSLDGLGLMSFEAAINRDYPVVFGTLFIFTLVGLLVKLIGDLSYTLVDPRIDFESREH; encoded by the coding sequence ATGCTGGCGTATATATTCAGGCGACTGCTGCTCATCATTCCGACACTGTTCGGGATTTTGCTGATTAATTTCATCATCATCCAGGCGGCTCCGGGTGGGCCGGTTGAACAGATGATTGCCAAACTCGAAGGCTTCGATGGCGCCACCAGCCGTATCGCGGGCGGTGGCTCCGAGGTTTCGGTGGCGGGCTCCAACTATCGCGGAGCCCAGGGGCTGGATCCGGCACTGATCCAGGAAATCGAAAAGATGTACGGCTTCGACAAGCCCGCCCCTGAACGCCTGTGGATCATGATCAAGAACTACGCCCGACTGGATTTCGGCGAAAGTTTTTTCCGGGATGCCAAGGTCATCGACCTGATCAAGGAGAAGATGCCCGTGTCGATCTCGCTGGGACTGTGGAGCACCCTGATCATGTACCTGGTGTCTATCCCGCTGGGCATTGCCAAGGCCACGCGACACGGTAGCCAGTTCGACGTCTGGACCAGTTCGGCAATCATCGTGGGCTACGCCATTCCCGCCTTTCTGTTTGCCATCCTGTTGATCGTGGTCTTTGCCGGAGGCAGCTATCTGGACTGGTTTCCGTTACGGGGCCTGACCTCCAACAACTTCGAAGAGCTGAGCCTGGGGGGCAAGATTCTCGATTACTTCTGGCACCTGGCGTTACCCGTCACGGCACTGGTAATCGGCAACTTCGCAACCATGACCCTGCTGACCAAAAACAGCTTTCTGGATGAAATCAACAAACAGTATGTCGTCACCGCCAAGGCAAAAGGCCTGACCAACCACCGCGTGCTCTACGGCCACGTATTCCGCAACGCCATGTTGCTGGTGATTGCCGGTTTCCCGTCAGCCTTTATCGGGATTTTCTTTACCGGCTCATTGCTGGTCGAGGTGATTTTCTCGCTGGACGGCCTGGGCTTAATGAGCTTTGAAGCGGCGATCAATCGTGATTACCCGGTAGTCTTCGGCACCCTGTTTATCTTCACTCTGGTCGGGCTGCTGGTAAAACTGATCGGCGACCTCTCATACACCCTGGTTGATCCGCGCATTGACTTCGAAAGCAGGGAGCATTGA
- a CDS encoding ABC transporter permease gives MKLSPLNRRRFERFKANKRGWWSLWIFLLLFGLSLGAELIANDKPLVINYDGEWYFPALKRYPETDFGGEFPLEANYKSPYIRELLAKKDAWVLWPPIPYSYQSINYDLKVPAPAPPSAENWLGTDDQGRDVLARVIYGFRISVLFALTLTILSSIIGVIAGALQGFYGGWVDLAGQRFLEIWSGLPVLYLLIILASFVQPNFWWLLGIMLLFSWMSLVDVVRAEFLRGRNLEYVRAARALGMQDMAIMYRHILPNAMVSTMTFMPFILTGAIGTLTALDFLGFGLPPGAPSLGELVAQGKSNLQAPWLGISAFAVLAIMLSLLVFIGESARDAFDPRK, from the coding sequence ATGAAACTGTCCCCCCTCAATCGAAGACGTTTTGAACGTTTCAAGGCCAACAAGCGTGGCTGGTGGTCACTGTGGATCTTTCTGCTGCTCTTCGGACTCAGCCTTGGCGCCGAGCTGATCGCCAACGATAAGCCGCTGGTGATCAATTACGACGGTGAGTGGTATTTCCCGGCACTCAAGCGCTACCCGGAAACGGATTTTGGCGGGGAGTTCCCGCTCGAAGCCAACTACAAGAGCCCCTATATCCGCGAACTGCTGGCCAAGAAAGACGCCTGGGTATTGTGGCCGCCCATCCCTTACAGCTATCAGAGCATTAACTACGATCTGAAAGTCCCCGCTCCCGCGCCACCCTCCGCCGAAAACTGGCTGGGTACCGATGACCAAGGCCGCGATGTGTTGGCCCGGGTGATTTATGGCTTCAGGATTTCGGTGCTGTTCGCCCTGACATTGACCATTTTGAGTTCGATCATTGGCGTGATCGCCGGGGCACTTCAGGGTTTTTATGGCGGTTGGGTCGACCTCGCCGGTCAGCGTTTTCTTGAAATCTGGTCAGGCTTGCCCGTGCTGTACCTGCTGATCATTCTTGCCAGTTTCGTACAGCCGAACTTTTGGTGGCTGCTGGGGATCATGTTGCTGTTCTCATGGATGAGCCTGGTCGATGTGGTGCGCGCCGAATTCCTGCGCGGACGCAACCTGGAATATGTGCGCGCCGCACGGGCTCTGGGTATGCAGGACATGGCAATCATGTACCGCCATATCCTGCCCAATGCGATGGTTTCGACCATGACCTTCATGCCGTTTATTTTGACTGGCGCCATTGGTACCCTCACCGCGCTGGACTTCCTGGGTTTCGGCCTGCCCCCGGGCGCGCCGTCACTGGGCGAGCTGGTTGCGCAAGGCAAGTCCAACCTGCAAGCGCCGTGGCTGGGCATCAGTGCCTTCGCCGTGTTGGCCATCATGCTCAGCCTGCTGGTGTTTATCGGCGAGTCCGCTCGCGATGCTTTCGACCCGAGGAAATGA